One Sulfolobales archaeon genomic window, CCAACTTCCTCCCTTAGTTTTCTAACAACACTTTCTGTATAGAATAGATAGTCGTTTACAGCAGAAGAATCACCATAAACATTATCATATTTCCTCATGATCCTAATCGCTTCATTAAACCATATCCCATATCTATAGGCGCAGTAGGATCCTGTGTGTGCAAGAACTATTTTGGGGGAGAATATTTCTAGAGCCTTTGCAAGTCTACTAGGTGAAGCCCATTGAGAGAGTAGTGGTATCTCGAAAGGTCCTGGATCGCATCCTGTGTGAATTATAATCAGAAGATCATTCTTCTCGGCAAATTCTAGAACTCTCAGAAAACCCTCGCTCTCTAAAGGATCGAATAGTTGTAGAGTTGGAAGCAGTTTTATACCTCTAACTCCCATCATCAGAAGATCTCTTAATCTCTTCTCAAGTGTTTCATGTCTTAGCTCTGGATATATAGATCCTATTGGTATGATCTCTATGCCGTTGCCACTATACTCTCTAGAGATCGCTATAACATCTTCTGAGAGATATCTCTTGTCTCCATAAGTCTCGCTTAAATGAGTATAGAATCTTCTGAAAGCTTCGAGAAGATCTGTTGTACCGAACATCTTATAGATCTCTAGATTTACTGTGAATAAAGACTCGGAAGATACTCTCTCTAGAAAATGTCTCACCTTAGGACTCTCCACGACTTTTACAGGGATCTCTGTTGCGAGAAGTATTATCTTGCTAACTCCAGCTCTTCTAGCATTCTCTATGATCTTATCTATATCTGTTAGAGGGTGTACGTGTGCATCTATATAATTCATCGGCTCTCAACTATATTATTTAATATCGTTAGAAATAATAAATATTTTAAAACATCTGATATAGAAGGAAAGAGCCCTCTCGAGAGGAGTATTAAGATTTTCAAACGATTTTATATGTTTGATAGTATTTGAAGGGAGAGTTGTTAAGAGTATCTTCTGATGCAGGAGAACATCAGATTCTCCCTATAATCATGTTTCTAATATCCTCATCTTCTAAAGCTCTTCTATATGCTTCAACAATTCTTCTAGCGGTTTCTTCTTTCAAAATCTCTCTCGGCTGAATCGATCCTGGGCTTCCAAATCCGTATCTAGGTATTACATGAACATGGAAATGAAATATAACTTGACCTGCTGAAGATCCTTTATTTGTTATGATTCTAAATCCAGTAGCTCCAAGATATCTCACGCTGGCATGTCCAAACCCTCTTGCTACTATAAAGATCCTTGCCACTATATCTGGAGGTGTTTCCACTACATCTTTATAATGATCTCTAGGTGCTATCAGGAGATGTCCGTAGCTTAGAGGGTATTTATCTAGAAACACGACTAGGTCTTTGTCCTCATACACTATCCAGCCTTCTTCTACGCCTTCAAAGATTCTGCAGAATACACAGTTCTCATCTTTCAATCTTGTCAGCCTGAAGATAATAATGTGTATACTATTAAATCTCTTACACAGCTATCATCTTAGATATTTTAATGCTTATTTCCTTAATTACCTAGCTTCTATAGGGTGTGATATGGGTAGCAAGCATGGTAAGTATGGGTATCTTAAGATAGGCGAGGATCTATATGCTAAGATAAGAATTCTTAAGAATAGAGATCCTAAGAATCCTGAGGCGTATTATTTCACAGGTGTGTTTGTGAAGAAGAAGCCTAGGAAGGCTAGGATCATAGAAGGATCAGATATTCCAGAAGAGATTTTATCAAAGATCAGATCTTCAGTTTCTTCTCTAAGATGATCTGGACAGCATTCTCTTAGGCTCTCACTCTCATATTTATAACTTTCACACATATGTGATTATATAGGTGTTCGAGAGGTAATACCATGAGATTATACGATTTAGGAGATGGGATCTCTATAGTTCCTGGATATCCTTTCCTCTATATGTCATCATATAAAAAGCTTATTCTCGCAGATCTTCATCTAGGCTATGAAGAGGCTATGGCTGAAGAAGGGATCTATCTTCCTAAAGCTCAGTTAACCTCTATAATTAATGATCTCAGAACAGTTCTAGAGTTTTTAGATGTTAAAAACATTCTAATAGTAGGAGATCTCAAGCATAGATTTGATAGGCTGAGCAAGCAGGAGAGAGAAGAAGTCTCGCACTTCATAAAAACATTAAGAGAATACGGTGTAGATATGATAGATCTTGTTAAAGGAAATCATGATAACTTTATATCTATAGTGCTTAAGAAACTTGATGTGAGAATAAGCGATCATATCATCATAGGTGATATACTATTCATACACGGTCATCAAGATCCTTTCGAGAATAAAGCAGATACTGAAACAGATCTTAGCAGGGTGAGAGTGGTGGTGTATGGGCATGAACATCCTTCTATAGTTCTCCGCGATAGACTTGGTAAAGTAGCTAAACTACCTGTGTTTCTTGAGATCCCTCTAAATCTGAGAGAAGATTCTAAGGTGAGAGGTATTGTTCTTCCAGCATCAGGTTATTATCAGCTTGGATCTCCTGCAACCCTTGATCCTGATAAATATCTCTCTCCTATAACCAGGAGATATGCTCAGACTCAGCATGTAAAGCCTTACGCGCTTATAAAAGGAGATACCGTTCTCGAGATGCCTACACTAGCAACCTTGATGGAGTTCATAGAGATCTAAAAGATAGGACATTTTATGAGGTTTGAGAGAGATGAGTTCTTAGGTTCTTAATTTCTCTGGATAGATCTGAAGGTCTAGAGATCCTGTCATTATCTCCGTAGAATACTTCGAAAACAAGAAATCTTATATTAGGAGATCTTGTGAGAAGCTTGGCAAGTTTTAGTGTGTCTAGAGGTGTTTGAGAGAAGTTTCTATGAGATCTAAATCTAGAACCTTCTCTAATGAGTCCGTGAAGATGTATAACTCTGCTTCTCTCAAGAATCTTCTCGGGGATTATCTCTAGAACCTGGGAGATGTTTTCAAAGTTTCTGAACCTGTAGTTCTCAGCATAGACATGAGCTAAGTCTATGCATATACTTGATTCAGGGATTCTCTTGATTAGTTCTTCAAGCTGATCTATTTTACCACAACATCTGCCCTGAATAGTTTCAACAACGATCTTTTGATCTAGTTTAAGTAATTCTTCCATAGATCTAGCTAGAGAAGATATGCATAGGCTAGGATCTTCATCACATAAAGGTTGTTCTGATGCTCCGTGAAGAACTATATACTCGTACTCGCTCACTCCTACTTCTCTAAGTCTCTGAATTGTTTTCCTAATAATCTCTACTGAAGCTCTTCTCACATCTTCTACTGGTGATGCTATATAGATTTCTTTCCAAGGTCCGTGGAATCCTATTGATATTCTATAGCTACTCAGAAGATCTCTGAATGTTCTCAGCCACTCAGGTTTTTCAAGTTCTAGAATGCTGTCAATATCTATCTCAACATGATCTATTCCAACATCTATGAATTCTTCCACTAGATCTCTTATTCTCCCCAGATCCTTCCTCCAGATCGTGAAACCAATACGAGGATTCATAATATGATCACATCTATAGATCACGCTTTAATCCTCGTATTCTAAAGAAGAGATTATATCGAGAAGAGCTCTACCTACTTCTATAATTCTGCTCGAGAGCTTGTCTAGAGAATCAAGAACTGTGACACCTTTAACAAGATTATCGCTTACTATGAGAACACATGATGTCTTAAGATTTCTAAGTCTTCCGATAGCATTGAGAGTGGCGCACTCCATCTCTACAGATATTATATTCATCTTTCTACATCTCTCTATAAAAACAGGATCCTCTGCATAGAATGAGTCGGAGCTGAAAACAATTCCTCTGAAAACCCTATCAAATCTTCTCTTAAGCTCTCTATAGATCTTGCTAGTGAGAATTATGTCAGGCGATGTAGAATAGCTTATGTCACTCCCAACATACATGCCTATAGTACCTCCTATACTGTATGATGCTCCTTCTGCGATGATTATATCTCCTATCTCGAGATCTTCTTTCAAAGCTCCTGTAGTCCCCAGCCTGATAATTCTTCTAGCGCCTAACATGGCAAGTTCCTCGAATACTATGGCTGAGGAAGCACCTCCAACTCCATGAGTTGCTATACTCACTCTCCTACCCTTATAGTAGCCTGTGTATGTTAGAAAACCTCTGTATTCGTTGACCAGTCGAGGGTTTTCTAAGAGGTTTGAAAGGATTCTCACCCTGCCAGGATCTCCTGCTGCTATCACATCCTCGGCGATATCTCCTCTCTCAGCATGTATATGAAGAGGTTTTTTGAACTTGCTCAATCTAGGCTATCCCTCGTACCAGATAGTATTAATTAATACTGATTATAAGTTATTTCTCTAAATTCTCATGTCTTTCAGAGATATTAGATATCATGTGATCTTTTAATGTTCTCTGGGTTTTAATTCTATCGGATGGCTCTACATCATATTCATCATATATTTCTCCGAATATCTCTTCAATAAGATCTTCTAGTGTGACAGCTCCTAGAATATTGTTATTATAATCTACAACAATAAGCATGTGAGTTCTATATCTTCTCATTATTCTGAGAGCATCATAAAGTCTTGTATCATGATAGATCCTGGTTATAGGTCTTATGATTTCTCGGATCTCCTTATCAAAACCTTTCATAAGCAGATCTTTGACATGGATTATGCCTATAACATTATTAGGATTATCTCTGTACACAGGATATCTAGAATGCCCGTAAGCTTTCAGCAGGTCTAGAATCTTGTTTATGTCATCTTCTAAGGATATCATAACGAGATTCTTAACAGGGATCATGATCTCCTCAACTTTTTTATCCATGAAGTTCATTATATTGTTCATCAGGAATCTCTCATACCTACTTATAACACCTTCTTTCTCAGCTATTCTAAGCATTGTTCTGAGCTCTTCTTCGCTGATCTCTTCTCTGCTCTTTTTAACTCTTCTCTCTAGAGGTGATATGATCTTGCTAGATATAAGTGATAGTATTCTTGCTACTGGTGTGAAGAATCTGATCATGATATACATAAAAGGTGATAGTATGGATACCATGCTCTCTCTATATATAACTCCAAGAGTTTTCGGTATAGATTCTCCTACTAAGACTATTAGAATAGTACCGATCACCAGTGCTAGCAGGCTTCCCAAGCTCTCTCCATAAGCTGATGTGAGTATGTGGGTTAGTAGTACTGCTATTCCTGTGTTTGCAAGTATGTTTACTATTATGATCGCGTTTATAGTCTCATGAGGTTTTCTTCTAAGTCTTAGAGCTAGTGAAGCACCTTTAAATCCTCTCTCTCTAAGCATTGTAAGTCTGATCCTATCTGATGAGAATAGAGAGAGCTCGTAAGCTGTCACTATAAAAGAGAGTATTATGAGAGCACCTATTACCGCGAGCCATAAGACTGATGTGAACAATCTCTCGGGACAACCCTCCTATCAATACTAATATATAATGAACATGGTTAATATAGATGTGACGCCTGTTTACATACAGATTCTCCTGAGAAGATCTCAGATAGTGTTTTGAGTATTTGAGAGTAGTGCTATCCCAAGATCTATGAGAGAGAACAGAGATGAGAGGCTGAAACAGCTTGGTGTCGTGTGTTGAGATTGAATTCTTTAATTTTCTCTAAGAGTATTTATACTAGGTGATGAAGCTCGAAAGGTCTGATCTGTGAAGAACCCGCGCAGGTCTGAGCCTTTCATTGTAGTAGACGTGTTTTACTGCTTCTATCTTCCTACTTGGAGCATTCTAATTATATTAACTATCTTACGTCCTTTCATAGAAACTCTGATCTTCAGAGGATTTAGAGAGGTGCTTTCTAAGAGACCGCTCTCTATTAGTAGTATAAGCTCTCTTTCGAAATCTTCTGGATCTTTTCCAATGAATCTAATTAGATCATCAAGAGTGAATTCTCTTTCGCCGTACATACCTAGTCTGTAGAGTAGCAGGAGAGGTTTCGATATCCTTACACTCTCTCTAGAGTCTGAATATGTCTTTTGAAGGATTTCTGTCATAGCACAACCTAGTTATACAAGCTTATATCGGATAATCTTAAAAATCACATGTGTATGCAGGTGGTTGTTTGATTATGATCTTATGATATGTGTTATGATCCTCTATCAAGAATCATGTGAATCGTCTGGTGGATTGCTTTTTAATCTCCTACATAATATATCCTGAGATAAGAGGAGTAGAGCTGGTATTAGAAGGGGTTTGAATTGATTCTGTATGCAAGAGATCCTGAGAATGATGAAGAAGCACTATCACTTCTCAGAGATTATGTGAGAGAATGGTTTAGAAGTAGATATTCAAGTCTCACACCTCCTCAGAGAATGGCGATTCCATGGGTTAAGAAAGGCTATAACGTTCTCATCTCGAGTCCTACAGGATCTGGTAAGACTCTGGCTGCGTTCATAGCGATTCTAGATGATCTCTATGAGTTGTGGGAGAGAGGAGAGTTGAATGATGAGATCTACGCTGTATATGTTTCTCCGCTTAGAGCTCTTAACAATGATATGGGAAGAAATCTTATAGAACCTCTTAGAGAGATAAACAAGATAATCAGAAGTAGAGG contains:
- a CDS encoding hemolysin family protein; this translates as MFTSVLWLAVIGALIILSFIVTAYELSLFSSDRIRLTMLRERGFKGASLALRLRRKPHETINAIIIVNILANTGIAVLLTHILTSAYGESLGSLLALVIGTILIVLVGESIPKTLGVIYRESMVSILSPFMYIMIRFFTPVARILSLISSKIISPLERRVKKSREEISEEELRTMLRIAEKEGVISRYERFLMNNIMNFMDKKVEEIMIPVKNLVMISLEDDINKILDLLKAYGHSRYPVYRDNPNNVIGIIHVKDLLMKGFDKEIREIIRPITRIYHDTRLYDALRIMRRYRTHMLIVVDYNNNILGAVTLEDLIEEIFGEIYDEYDVEPSDRIKTQRTLKDHMISNISERHENLEK
- a CDS encoding purine-nucleoside phosphorylase; the encoded protein is MSKFKKPLHIHAERGDIAEDVIAAGDPGRVRILSNLLENPRLVNEYRGFLTYTGYYKGRRVSIATHGVGGASSAIVFEELAMLGARRIIRLGTTGALKEDLEIGDIIIAEGASYSIGGTIGMYVGSDISYSTSPDIILTSKIYRELKRRFDRVFRGIVFSSDSFYAEDPVFIERCRKMNIISVEMECATLNAIGRLRNLKTSCVLIVSDNLVKGVTVLDSLDKLSSRIIEVGRALLDIISSLEYED
- a CDS encoding amidohydrolase family protein, producing the protein MNYIDAHVHPLTDIDKIIENARRAGVSKIILLATEIPVKVVESPKVRHFLERVSSESLFTVNLEIYKMFGTTDLLEAFRRFYTHLSETYGDKRYLSEDVIAISREYSGNGIEIIPIGSIYPELRHETLEKRLRDLLMMGVRGIKLLPTLQLFDPLESEGFLRVLEFAEKNDLLIIIHTGCDPGPFEIPLLSQWASPSRLAKALEIFSPKIVLAHTGSYCAYRYGIWFNEAIRIMRKYDNVYGDSSAVNDYLFYTESVVRKLREEVGLERILFGSDYPVVQGGSIDDEVRVVLESPYLSSREKEMILRDNASELLKSIRRT
- a CDS encoding TIM barrel protein; the encoded protein is MNPRIGFTIWRKDLGRIRDLVEEFIDVGIDHVEIDIDSILELEKPEWLRTFRDLLSSYRISIGFHGPWKEIYIASPVEDVRRASVEIIRKTIQRLREVGVSEYEYIVLHGASEQPLCDEDPSLCISSLARSMEELLKLDQKIVVETIQGRCCGKIDQLEELIKRIPESSICIDLAHVYAENYRFRNFENISQVLEIIPEKILERSRVIHLHGLIREGSRFRSHRNFSQTPLDTLKLAKLLTRSPNIRFLVFEVFYGDNDRISRPSDLSREIKNLRTHLSQTS
- a CDS encoding DUF5622 domain-containing protein — translated: MGSKHGKYGYLKIGEDLYAKIRILKNRDPKNPEAYYFTGVFVKKKPRKARIIEGSDIPEEILSKIRSSVSSLR
- a CDS encoding HIT domain-containing protein, producing the protein MKDENCVFCRIFEGVEEGWIVYEDKDLVVFLDKYPLSYGHLLIAPRDHYKDVVETPPDIVARIFIVARGFGHASVRYLGATGFRIITNKGSSAGQVIFHFHVHVIPRYGFGSPGSIQPREILKEETARRIVEAYRRALEDEDIRNMIIGRI
- a CDS encoding metallophosphoesterase: MRLYDLGDGISIVPGYPFLYMSSYKKLILADLHLGYEEAMAEEGIYLPKAQLTSIINDLRTVLEFLDVKNILIVGDLKHRFDRLSKQEREEVSHFIKTLREYGVDMIDLVKGNHDNFISIVLKKLDVRISDHIIIGDILFIHGHQDPFENKADTETDLSRVRVVVYGHEHPSIVLRDRLGKVAKLPVFLEIPLNLREDSKVRGIVLPASGYYQLGSPATLDPDKYLSPITRRYAQTQHVKPYALIKGDTVLEMPTLATLMEFIEI